Proteins co-encoded in one Ciconia boyciana chromosome 14, ASM3463844v1, whole genome shotgun sequence genomic window:
- the VSTM2L gene encoding V-set and transmembrane domain-containing protein 2-like protein encodes MGGLALALGIFHYLGLYLQLGAASRHPPWDAPAAGSALFTETPHDMTAQAGEDVEMACSFRGSGSPSYSLEIQWWYVRNHKDWTDKQKWASNQLKASPQEEPGKDATKISVVKVVGSNISHKLRLSRVKPADEGTYECRVIDSSDGKARHHKVKAYLRVEAAGGTGHPQDTQLRGAPLPDPAAPGSAHAHHHHHHHKAGKELKKRSADASCVL; translated from the exons ATGGGcggcctggccctggccctggggatTTTCCACTACCTGGGGCTCTACCTGCAGCTCGGCGCCGCCTCCCGGCACCCCCCGTGGGAcgccccggcggcgggcagcg ccctCTTCACGGAGACCCCCCATGACATGACGGCCCAGGCGGGCGAGGACGTGGAGATGGCGTGCTCCTTCCGAGGCAGCGGTTCCCCCTCCTACTCCCTTGAGATACAGTGGTGGTACGTCCGCAACCACAAGGACTGGACGGACAAACAGAAGTGGGCTTCCAACCAG CTGAAAGCATCGCCGCAGGAGGAGCCTGGGAAGGACGCGACAAAAATAAGC GTGGTGAAGGTGGTCGGCAGCAACATCTCCCACAAGCTGCGGCTGTCACGGGTGAAGCCGGCAGACGAGGGGACGTACGAGTGCCGGGTGATCGACTCCAGCGATGGCAAGGCACGGCACCACAAGGTGAAGGCGTACCTGCGGGtggaggcggcggggggcacggggcacCCCCAGGACACCCAGCTGCGGGGCGCCCCGCTGCCGGACCCCGCCGCGCCAGGCTCGGCCCACgcgcaccaccaccaccaccaccacaaagcCGGGAAGGAGCTGAAGAAGCGCTCGGCGGACGCCTCCTGCGTGCTGTAG
- the TTI1 gene encoding TELO2-interacting protein 1 homolog isoform X1, which produces MAVFDTPQEAFGALRPVCVQLTRAQTTENVARLQAHLAAVSASALQELQEYVLFPLRFALKVPGPKQERLVQSVVQCISSILAATCVKKQELLQELFSELCTCLSPTAGSSKPAALSEELKLAVIQALHTLMHSAYGDVILSLYQPSTLPLLGFAVSLLLGLAEQEKAKQIKISALKCLQVLVLQCDCQEHRHLDEDEAQRCGDLFASFLPGISITLSRVITGDIKQGHKPTVSAVRLFYQIVGLVMADEQLARIPKKKEKLPVEQSRISELMVHRGPDWSKSTAEKLCLLLHKMVEFSSVHPHWKVRLELVELVHHLLRNCSQSLVDSFSHLLKALVGLVNDENSEVQSRCHEVLQGIAEQGIVAQNRALADVLSENLHSLATALPRLMNSQDDTGKVSTLSLLLGYLKLLGPKINIVLNSISHLHRLSKALMQVLELDATDVKIVEDRRWGCESVCGPSGSLQRGVQKGRCQKKYFRFFTEEKVFQLLQQVCRVLGYYGNLYLLVDHFMGLYSESGMYRKQAAMVLNELIAGAAGMGVDVLQEREISLNMDDLKGSIMSILDEYTDQANWYLITSTDAEEISHEHSVQHSGLTARPGGACSSILLPSPEPHVTTRTMNSNIWQICIQLEGVGCFAAVLGKEFRLLLLSALYPVLEKAGDKTLLISETALGTLVDICEACSYDSVQSLINENSDYLVNGISLNLRQLAHQPRASQVLDTMLRHSDASLLPLVEDVIQDVLSTLDQSYNNQASTFLTVLHSVMAALVQWFGSSCSEEHQQRQTAEWQSRTLSQGQQVLTRQEVERFFLDYIRQKQIADGNLPDTGDDEADEVPPLAKLEPNNSDAEGESPLPSHAQLAKDVMERCIHLLSDGNLRVRLKVLDVLELCVIVLHPHGNHLLPMAHRVWPALVTRLISDDPLAVLRAFKVLCTLAQNCGDFLRQRFSRDVLPKLTSSLLSQAPASARAGPVYNHTLAFKLQLAVLQGLGSLCEKLDMGESDLNKVADACLIYLSVKQPMKLQEAAQSVFLHLMHVDPDSTWLLLNEVCCPHPYEPPHISLQPVKLSGMGRQRNEFTDNVLLLLERLQQRESTTAWAGTHEASPP; this is translated from the exons ATGGCCGTCTTCGACACCCCCCAGGAGGCCTTCGGGGCCCTGCGCCCCGTCTGCGTGCAGCTGACGAGGGCGCAGACCACGGAGAACGTGGCGCGCCTGCAGGCCCACCTGGCCGCGGTCAGCGCCTCGgccctgcaggagctgcaggagtaCGTCCTCTTCCCCCTGCGCTTCGCCCTGAAGGTGCCGGGGCCCAAGCAGGAGCGCCTGGTGCAGAGCGTGGTGCAGTGCATTTCCTCCATCCTCGCAGCAACATGTGTGAAGAagcaggagctcctgcaggAGCTTTTTTCCGAGCTCTGTACGTGCCTCTCTCCCACCGCTGGCTCGAGCAAACCAGCCGCGCTGTCAGAGGAGTTAAAGCTGGCCGTAATCCAGGCACTCCACACCCTGATGCATTCAGCTTATGGGGATGTTATCTTGTCTTTGTATCAACCTTCCACTCTTCCTCTCTTAGGATTTGCTGTGTCTTTGCTTCTGGGCCTagcagagcaagaaaaagcaaagcaaattaagATCTCTGCTTTGAAGTGCTTACAGGTCCTAGTTCTGCAGTGTGACTGCCAGGAGCACCGACACCTAGATGAAGATGAGGCACAGCGGTGTGGggatttgtttgcttcttttctgcCTGGGATTTCCATTACGCTGTCTCGGGTTATTACTGGAGACATCAAACAAGGTCACAAACCCACTGTTTCTGCCGTCAGACTCTTTTATCAGATTGTTGGCTTGGTAATGGCTGATGAACAGCTAGCCAGAAtcccaaaaaagaaagaaaagctgccGGTGGAACAAAGCAGGATATCAGAACTAATGGTCCATAGAGGACCTGACTGGAGTAAAAGTACTGCCGAAAAACTCTGTCTCCTCCTGCATAAAATGGTtgaattttcttcagttcacCCCCACTGGAAAGTGAGACTGGAGCTGGTGGAACTGGTCCACCACTTACTGAGGAACTGCAGTCAGTCGCTGGTGGACTCGTTCAGTCATCTTTTAAAGGCCTTGGTTGGGCTGGTGAACGATGAAAACAGCGAAGTCCAAAGCAGGTGTCACGAGGTTCTGCAAGGCATTGCAGAGCAGGGGATCGTAGCACAGAACAGGGCTCTTGCTGATGTCCTCTCCGAGAACCTCCATTCCCTTGCCACAGCTCTTCCTCGCCTGATGAACTCTCAGGACGACACAGGCAAGGTTTCCACTTTGAGCTTGTTGCTCGGCTATCTGAAGCTGCTGGGCCCCAAGATTAACATTGTCCTCAACTCCATATCCCACCTCCACCGTCTGTCCAAAGCGCTGATGCAAGTTCTGGAGTTGGACGCGACAGATGTGAAGATAGTGGAAGACAGACGCTGGGGCTGCGAGAGCGTGTGCGGACCTTCGGGCTCCTTGCAGCGTGGTGTGCAGAAAGGCAGATGTCAGAAGAAATACTTCCGCTTCTTCACAGAGGAGAAAGttttccagctccttcagcaaGTTTGTCGTGTTCTTGGCTACTACGGGAACCTCTATTTGCTTGTGGATCATTTCATGGGGCTGTACAGTGAATCTGGCATGTACCGAAAGCAGGCAGCGATGGTCCTCAATGAGCTGATCGCAGGAGCTGCTGGAATGGGGGTGGATGTCCTTCAGGAAAGGGAAATTTCCCTGAACATGGATGATCTCAAAGGGTCCATAATGTCCATTCTCGATGAGTACACAGACCAGGCGAACTGGTATTTGATCACCAGCACTGATGCAGAAGAAATCAGCCATGAGCACTCTGTGCAACATTCAGGACTTACTGCCCGTCCAGGAGGTGCgtgcagcagcatcctccttCCGTCCCCAGAGCCGCACGTAACAACCCGCACCATGAACAGCAACATCTGGCAGATCTGCATCCAGCTGGAAGGCGttggctgctttgctgctgtcctTGGGAAGGAGTTCCGGTTGCTTCTGCTGTCAGCTCTCTACCCTGTGTTGGAGAAGGCTGGTGACAAGACTCTGCTCATCAGCGAGACAGCACTGGGGACGCTGGTAGACATATGCGAGGCCTGCAGTTATGACTCTGTGCAGTCTTTGATTAATGAGAATTCTGACTATCTGGTGAATGGGATTTCCCTGAATTTGCGCCAGCTGGCACATCAGCCACGTGCTTCCCAGGTCCTGGACACTATGCTGAGGCATTCAGATGCCAGCTTGCTGCCACTGGTAGAAGACGTTATCCAAGATGTCTTGTCTACACTAGATCAGTCTTACAATAACCAGGCTTCCACTTTCCTCACGGTCCTCCACTCAGTCATGGCAGCTTTAG TCCAGTGGTTTGGATCATCCTGCAGCGAGGAACACCAGCAAAGGCAGACTGCCGAGTGGCAGAGCAGGACTTTGTCCCAGGGGCAGCAGGTGCTGACAAGGCAAGAAGTGGAACGATTCTTCCTTGACTATATCAGACAGAAGCAGATCGCAGACGGCAATCTTCCTGACACAGGGGATGACGAGGCAG ATGAGGTTCCCCCCCTTGCTAAGCTGGAGCCAAACAACTCTGACGCAGAAGGAGAAAGTCCACTGCCAAGCCATGCTCAGCTGGCCAAAGATGTGATGGAGAGGTGCATCCACTTGCTGTCTGATGGGAACCTCCGAGTGCGGCTGAAG GTCCTGGATGTGCTGGAGCTCTGTGTAATTGTGCTGCATCCTCACGGAAACCATCTGCTTCCCATGGCTCATCGCGTCTGGCCAGCTCTCGTCACCCGGCTGATTAGTGATGACCCTCTGGCAGTGCTCAGAGCCTTCAAG GTGCTGTGTACCCTGGCTCAGAACTGTGGGGACTTTCTGAGGCAGAGATTCTCCAGAGATGTTCTGCCTAAACTGACCAGTTCCCTCCTCAGCCAGGCCCCGGCAAGTGCCAGAGCCGGGCCTGTGTACAACCACACGCTTGCCTTCAAGTTGCAGCTGGCTGTGTTGCAGGGACTGGGTTCTCTGTGCGAGAAGTTGGACATGG GTGAGAGTGACCTGAATAAAGTGGCAGATGCCTGCCTGATTTACCTCAGTGTCAAGCAACCCATGAAATTGCAAGAAGCTGCCCAGAG TGTTTTCCTCCACTTAATGCACGTGGACCCTGACAGCACCTGGCTCCTCCTGAACGAGGTCTGCTGCCCTCACCCGTACGAGCCCCCCCACATCAGCCTGCAGCCCGTGAAGCTAAGCGGGATGGGGAGGCAGCGGAACGAGTTCACCGACAAcgtcctgctcctgctggagaggctgcagcagcGGGAGAGCACGACGGCATGGGCCGGCACCCACGAGGCATCTCCTCCTTGA
- the TTI1 gene encoding TELO2-interacting protein 1 homolog isoform X2 has protein sequence MAVFDTPQEAFGALRPVCVQLTRAQTTENVARLQAHLAAVSASALQELQEYVLFPLRFALKVPGPKQERLVQSVVQCISSILAATCVKKQELLQELFSELCTCLSPTAGSSKPAALSEELKLAVIQALHTLMHSAYGDVILSLYQPSTLPLLGFAVSLLLGLAEQEKAKQIKISALKCLQVLVLQCDCQEHRHLDEDEAQRCGDLFASFLPGISITLSRVITGDIKQGHKPTVSAVRLFYQIVGLVMADEQLARIPKKKEKLPVEQSRISELMVHRGPDWSKSTAEKLCLLLHKMVEFSSVHPHWKVRLELVELVHHLLRNCSQSLVDSFSHLLKALVGLVNDENSEVQSRCHEVLQGIAEQGIVAQNRALADVLSENLHSLATALPRLMNSQDDTGKVSTLSLLLGYLKLLGPKINIVLNSISHLHRLSKALMQVLELDATDVKIVEDRRWGCESVCGPSGSLQRGVQKGRCQKKYFRFFTEEKVFQLLQQVCRVLGYYGNLYLLVDHFMGLYSESGMYRKQAAMVLNELIAGAAGMGVDVLQEREISLNMDDLKGSIMSILDEYTDQANWYLITSTDAEEISHEHSVQHSGLTARPGGACSSILLPSPEPHVTTRTMNSNIWQICIQLEGVGCFAAVLGKEFRLLLLSALYPVLEKAGDKTLLISETALGTLVDICEACSYDSVQSLINENSDYLVNGISLNLRQLAHQPRASQVLDTMLRHSDASLLPLVEDVIQDVLSTLDQSYNNQASTFLTVLHSVMAALVQWFGSSCSEEHQQRQTAEWQSRTLSQGQQVLTRQEVERFFLDYIRQKQIADGNLPDTGDDEADEVPPLAKLEPNNSDAEGESPLPSHAQLAKDVMERCIHLLSDGNLRVRLKVLDVLELCVIVLHPHGNHLLPMAHRVWPALVTRLISDDPLAVLRAFKVLCTLAQNCGDFLRQRFSRDVLPKLTSSLLSQAPASARAGPVYNHTLAFKLQLAVLQGLGSLCEKLDMGESDLNKVADACLIYLSVKQPMKLQEAAQRFQLGEVKISLHRNNLLRRQDKNHFSATLHLPFSSCSATGFL, from the exons ATGGCCGTCTTCGACACCCCCCAGGAGGCCTTCGGGGCCCTGCGCCCCGTCTGCGTGCAGCTGACGAGGGCGCAGACCACGGAGAACGTGGCGCGCCTGCAGGCCCACCTGGCCGCGGTCAGCGCCTCGgccctgcaggagctgcaggagtaCGTCCTCTTCCCCCTGCGCTTCGCCCTGAAGGTGCCGGGGCCCAAGCAGGAGCGCCTGGTGCAGAGCGTGGTGCAGTGCATTTCCTCCATCCTCGCAGCAACATGTGTGAAGAagcaggagctcctgcaggAGCTTTTTTCCGAGCTCTGTACGTGCCTCTCTCCCACCGCTGGCTCGAGCAAACCAGCCGCGCTGTCAGAGGAGTTAAAGCTGGCCGTAATCCAGGCACTCCACACCCTGATGCATTCAGCTTATGGGGATGTTATCTTGTCTTTGTATCAACCTTCCACTCTTCCTCTCTTAGGATTTGCTGTGTCTTTGCTTCTGGGCCTagcagagcaagaaaaagcaaagcaaattaagATCTCTGCTTTGAAGTGCTTACAGGTCCTAGTTCTGCAGTGTGACTGCCAGGAGCACCGACACCTAGATGAAGATGAGGCACAGCGGTGTGGggatttgtttgcttcttttctgcCTGGGATTTCCATTACGCTGTCTCGGGTTATTACTGGAGACATCAAACAAGGTCACAAACCCACTGTTTCTGCCGTCAGACTCTTTTATCAGATTGTTGGCTTGGTAATGGCTGATGAACAGCTAGCCAGAAtcccaaaaaagaaagaaaagctgccGGTGGAACAAAGCAGGATATCAGAACTAATGGTCCATAGAGGACCTGACTGGAGTAAAAGTACTGCCGAAAAACTCTGTCTCCTCCTGCATAAAATGGTtgaattttcttcagttcacCCCCACTGGAAAGTGAGACTGGAGCTGGTGGAACTGGTCCACCACTTACTGAGGAACTGCAGTCAGTCGCTGGTGGACTCGTTCAGTCATCTTTTAAAGGCCTTGGTTGGGCTGGTGAACGATGAAAACAGCGAAGTCCAAAGCAGGTGTCACGAGGTTCTGCAAGGCATTGCAGAGCAGGGGATCGTAGCACAGAACAGGGCTCTTGCTGATGTCCTCTCCGAGAACCTCCATTCCCTTGCCACAGCTCTTCCTCGCCTGATGAACTCTCAGGACGACACAGGCAAGGTTTCCACTTTGAGCTTGTTGCTCGGCTATCTGAAGCTGCTGGGCCCCAAGATTAACATTGTCCTCAACTCCATATCCCACCTCCACCGTCTGTCCAAAGCGCTGATGCAAGTTCTGGAGTTGGACGCGACAGATGTGAAGATAGTGGAAGACAGACGCTGGGGCTGCGAGAGCGTGTGCGGACCTTCGGGCTCCTTGCAGCGTGGTGTGCAGAAAGGCAGATGTCAGAAGAAATACTTCCGCTTCTTCACAGAGGAGAAAGttttccagctccttcagcaaGTTTGTCGTGTTCTTGGCTACTACGGGAACCTCTATTTGCTTGTGGATCATTTCATGGGGCTGTACAGTGAATCTGGCATGTACCGAAAGCAGGCAGCGATGGTCCTCAATGAGCTGATCGCAGGAGCTGCTGGAATGGGGGTGGATGTCCTTCAGGAAAGGGAAATTTCCCTGAACATGGATGATCTCAAAGGGTCCATAATGTCCATTCTCGATGAGTACACAGACCAGGCGAACTGGTATTTGATCACCAGCACTGATGCAGAAGAAATCAGCCATGAGCACTCTGTGCAACATTCAGGACTTACTGCCCGTCCAGGAGGTGCgtgcagcagcatcctccttCCGTCCCCAGAGCCGCACGTAACAACCCGCACCATGAACAGCAACATCTGGCAGATCTGCATCCAGCTGGAAGGCGttggctgctttgctgctgtcctTGGGAAGGAGTTCCGGTTGCTTCTGCTGTCAGCTCTCTACCCTGTGTTGGAGAAGGCTGGTGACAAGACTCTGCTCATCAGCGAGACAGCACTGGGGACGCTGGTAGACATATGCGAGGCCTGCAGTTATGACTCTGTGCAGTCTTTGATTAATGAGAATTCTGACTATCTGGTGAATGGGATTTCCCTGAATTTGCGCCAGCTGGCACATCAGCCACGTGCTTCCCAGGTCCTGGACACTATGCTGAGGCATTCAGATGCCAGCTTGCTGCCACTGGTAGAAGACGTTATCCAAGATGTCTTGTCTACACTAGATCAGTCTTACAATAACCAGGCTTCCACTTTCCTCACGGTCCTCCACTCAGTCATGGCAGCTTTAG TCCAGTGGTTTGGATCATCCTGCAGCGAGGAACACCAGCAAAGGCAGACTGCCGAGTGGCAGAGCAGGACTTTGTCCCAGGGGCAGCAGGTGCTGACAAGGCAAGAAGTGGAACGATTCTTCCTTGACTATATCAGACAGAAGCAGATCGCAGACGGCAATCTTCCTGACACAGGGGATGACGAGGCAG ATGAGGTTCCCCCCCTTGCTAAGCTGGAGCCAAACAACTCTGACGCAGAAGGAGAAAGTCCACTGCCAAGCCATGCTCAGCTGGCCAAAGATGTGATGGAGAGGTGCATCCACTTGCTGTCTGATGGGAACCTCCGAGTGCGGCTGAAG GTCCTGGATGTGCTGGAGCTCTGTGTAATTGTGCTGCATCCTCACGGAAACCATCTGCTTCCCATGGCTCATCGCGTCTGGCCAGCTCTCGTCACCCGGCTGATTAGTGATGACCCTCTGGCAGTGCTCAGAGCCTTCAAG GTGCTGTGTACCCTGGCTCAGAACTGTGGGGACTTTCTGAGGCAGAGATTCTCCAGAGATGTTCTGCCTAAACTGACCAGTTCCCTCCTCAGCCAGGCCCCGGCAAGTGCCAGAGCCGGGCCTGTGTACAACCACACGCTTGCCTTCAAGTTGCAGCTGGCTGTGTTGCAGGGACTGGGTTCTCTGTGCGAGAAGTTGGACATGG GTGAGAGTGACCTGAATAAAGTGGCAGATGCCTGCCTGATTTACCTCAGTGTCAAGCAACCCATGAAATTGCAAGAAGCTGCCCAGAG GTTTCAGCTTGGAGAAGTCAAAATCAGTTTGCACCGTAACAATCTGCTCCGGCGCCAGGATAAGAATCACTTCTCAGCCACGCTTCaccttcctttctccagctgctcagCCACCGGATTCCTGTAA